DNA from Candidatus Margulisiibacteriota bacterium:
CTTATCCTCTTGCTTTCATAATCCAACGCCATCCCTTTATATTTACCGGCGATAACGTGCATCAGTTCATTCCCTGACTGCCTACAAAGAGATGAGGTTTGCTTTTCAGTGTACTAATAACTTGCTTGTATTTGGAGTTTTTATAATCTTCGGCTATTTCCGCGGCCATTTGCTTGGTTTCCAGAAGTATCTTTTCATCTTTAATCAGATTCGCCACATACATCGTAGGCAAACCACTCTGCTTGGAACCGAAATAATCCCCGGGGCCACGCAGCTGCAAATCAATTTCAGCAAGGTAAAAGCCGTCTGTTGACTGCACCATGGCACCCAGTCGGGCTTTGCCGGGTTCGGTACGAGTCTGGCTCAGTAAAAAACAAACCGAGGGTTTGTTGCTGCGCCCTATACGCCCGCGCAACTGATGTAACTGCGACAGGCCGAAACGTTCAGCGTGCTCTATGACCATTACCGTAGCATCCGGCACGTCCACACCGACTTCGATAACAGTCGTGGAAACCAGTACGTCCAGCTCCCGGTTACGAAATTTTTCCATAATGGAGTCCTTTTCCTTCTGCTTCATTTTACCATGCAGTAAACCTATCCGATGTTTCGGCAGTAAATTTTTAGCGATATGTTCTTTACCTTCGGTTGCCGCTTTCAAATCTATTTTTTCCGATTCTTCCACCAAAGGGAAAACCCAATAAACCTGATTACCCTTTTTGATTTCTTCCTTAATAAAGTCCAGCGTTTCTTTATTCAATTTTTTTAACCAGACAGTTTTAATCGGCGTTCTACCCGGCGGCATTTCATCGAGAATAGATTTATCCAGGTCACCGTAAAGAGTAAGCGTAAGTGTACGCGGAATAGGGGTGGCCGTAAGTACCAGTAAATCTATGGTCTCCCCGCTTTTTTTCATCAGAGCAGACCTCTGCAATACTCCGAAACGATGCTGTTCATCGATAATAGCCAAGCCCAGATTGGAATATTTTACCTTTTCCTGGATTACAGCGTGAGTTCCTACTATAACTTGCGCATTCCCTGCGGCAATCAGGTAATGTTTACGGATCTTGCTGGATTCTTTCAGGCTGCCGACCAGCAGTTCGACATTTATGCCCAGAGGCAATAAATATTTAAGCATCTTCTGATAATGTTGATGGGCCAGAATTTCAGTTGGTGCCATAATAGCAACCTGATAATCGTTCTCCAGAGCAACCAGAATGGCGGCCATGGCCACTTCAGTCTTTCCAGCTCCCACATCACCCTGCACCAGCCTGTTCATGGGCTTGTCAGACTGCATGTCTTTTCTGACATCATCTATAACCCGTATCTGCGCTCTGGTCAAACGATAAGGAATGCTGTCAAAATACTCCCTGGATATAGTGTTTTTAAATTTAAAAGCTATACCTTTTTCCCTGATTGAGATTAAAGACCTGCTGAT
Protein-coding regions in this window:
- the recG gene encoding ATP-dependent DNA helicase RecG, translating into MDIQFIKGVGPAVAAKLKKLNLADTRDVLTFFPAAYQDRRYIKPVFKLVPGQDEFATGKLRSIREIRKGKYLLLQAFLYDETGEIKCIWFNQPFLKKILKTEIPIFIHGKIEYDFVNRIKTIKVTEYEYVDETNINRVVPVYPLTSGIYQKQLRAIVGRALKMELPQVADPFPQELLDKYNLVSLREAIGQYHYPRDEKAYLSSKRRLIFEDFIYLQLSLAISRSLISIREKGIAFKFKNTISREYFDSIPYRLTRAQIRVIDDVRKDMQSDKPMNRLVQGDVGAGKTEVAMAAILVALENDYQVAIMAPTEILAHQHYQKMLKYLLPLGINVELLVGSLKESSKIRKHYLIAAGNAQVIVGTHAVIQEKVKYSNLGLAIIDEQHRFGVLQRSALMKKSGETIDLLVLTATPIPRTLTLTLYGDLDKSILDEMPPGRTPIKTVWLKKLNKETLDFIKEEIKKGNQVYWVFPLVEESEKIDLKAATEGKEHIAKNLLPKHRIGLLHGKMKQKEKDSIMEKFRNRELDVLVSTTVIEVGVDVPDATVMVIEHAERFGLSQLHQLRGRIGRSNKPSVCFLLSQTRTEPGKARLGAMVQSTDGFYLAEIDLQLRGPGDYFGSKQSGLPTMYVANLIKDEKILLETKQMAAEIAEDYKNSKYKQVISTLKSKPHLFVGSQGMN